GTTATCGGGCACGATCGCGCGCGGCACACCACCGATGAATTCCAGTGCCCGCACGTGCGAGGCCAGCCAGTCAGGCACGCTCTGGGTCCAGGTGGCCTCGGCATAGGTGTAGCTTGAATGCCCGAGCACGGCCACAAAGATTTGTGCCGGACGCAGCTCGCCGGTGCGACGGTCGATGATGTCCAGCGTGTGTCCCGCGTAGTCGACAAACAGCTTGTCGCCCGGCACATGGACGTGGCGAAGCACCACGTCCTGCTTGCTGGCCCATTGCCGGTACAAATCGGCAAAACGGCTGTACTGATAACCGTCGGGGTGATGGGCTTTGTACTCCTCCCACAACAGCATCAGCGTGACGCCTTTGCGCGTCAGTTCGTAGTGGATACGAGGCCAGTCGGGGAGTGGTTGGTGAGCCTGCTCAGCCGACACGGTCGGCGGATAGAGCCGATCCCACAGCGTGTCTTCGTCCACCTCCTCGGGGAGCGGCCAATGGACGCCAGCGGCTTGCGCGCGGCGCAGGTAATCGGCCACGGTGCTGCGCGCCAGCTTGACGCTGGCTGCCACCTGGCGGGCGGATAGGCCGGCCGCGGTGAGCCGGAGAACTTCTCGAATCTTGCGCATGGACAACCTCGCTTTGGGCATCGCTCTGCTCGCTGGGGAAAAGCGGGCGAGCGTGCCCGATCAGGGGTCCACGCATGACGTTGGCAGGGTGGCCGATTTGGCTCGGAATGGGGGCCGATTTACGTCGGAACGGGTGGCCGATTTAGCTCGGAATCAGTGGCCGATTTGCGTCGGAATACGCACGTCAACCGCCGCTGAATACATTTTTATAGGTTTTTTTGCGTTTGCTAGTTGGCGACGCCGCTATTTTCGCCTACATTTCAGCTCGCCGAGAGGCATTTCAATAAACCAAATAACGATGGGGTAGTCCATGGCAAAGAAGGCAGCAAAAGGCAAAATGGCATCCAAAGCCGCCGCAGCTCCGAAGCCGATCAAGGAAGCACTGAGCAAGTCGGCTTTGGTTTCGCACCTGGCTGAAGCCACCGAAGTTGCTTCCAAGGATGTGCGCGCGGTGCTCGCCGCGCTTGAAGGCGTTGCGCATGCATCGATTCACAAGAAGGGGGCCGGTGTGTTCACCCTGCCGGGCCTGCTGAAGATCACCGCTGTCAACGTTCCGGCCAAGCCCAAGCGCAAGGGCGTTAATCCCTTTACAAAGGAAGAGCAGTGGTTCGCCGCCAAGCCGGCCACCGTGAAGGTAAAGATCCGTCCGCTGAAGAAGCTCAAGGACGCTGCACTCTGACCCTTGTTCTGGGCTGGTGCACGCGTATCGGCCTGGAAACGACGGGATGCGTCACTGCAAGGCGACGCATCCCGCTTCAGCGCATCCCATGTCGATGGAACGATGTCGCAGCGCCCAAGTCTTCTGCACTCAAGATGATTGATAAGGCGCGCAGGGCATCGTGATGGCGCATGGCTTATTCCAACGTATCCCGGATGGGAAAGGCCATACCTTACTGCACACTGGCTGTCGCAGTCGGTGCCGGCTTCAGCATCCCCTACACATCCTCGAGACGGCCATCGTTGAATTGCCCAGCGATGGGTCATTAGCGGATACACATCCACATTAAGGAAGCTGTGGAAGCGGATGCCACCCTGGAATGCCGGACCATGGGCAATGAATAAGACTTGCATGCGTAGATCAGCGTTGTCATACCCATGCTCGCCCAGTTTCGAATCGTCCTTGTGCTTGGCCAGATAATCGGTGGTCGTGATGCGCCAGCTCACATCGGCAACACACACCAACTGCGGCACACGCGCATTGGCGCCGTAGTTGAAGCGCTTGGGAATGCGTGTTTTGTCCCAGCAATACATGTGCTGTTGTGGTTGCTCCAACTGCTTTTCGATGGCGTTGAAATCGTGCTTGCGCTTGGGATTGAACCCGGCGATGGGTCCAAGCGTTATTTCCGCCACATCCTTCATGTTGATCAGTTTATCGATCCGGATGTTGTGGTCCGGTGGCACGCTGGCCATACCGTGATCGGCCAATACGATGATGTTGATGTGGTCATACAGGTTGCGCTGGCGAAGGCCATCTACCAGTCGCCCGATGGTGGCATCGGCATCACGCAGGACCTGGTGTGGCATCGGCATCACGCAGGACCTGGTTGAGCTCGGGGGCGTCCGGACCATACTTGTGGCCGGCTTTGTCGACGGCTTCGAAATACAGGGTGATAAAGCTGGGGTGCTGGTCGGCCGGCATATCCAGCCATGCAAGGACCTGGTCGACACGCTGGTCGGGCGTCACCTTGCTGTCGTAGATTTTCCAGAAATCCGGCCGCTTGCTCTGGATGGGCGCATCGGAGCCCGGCCAGAACATGGTTGCTATGCGCAAGCTGTTGGCATTGGCCGTGACCCACAGCTGAGTCGCCTGGTCCCACCACAGTTCGTTGTTCACGGCCTTGCGGTCATCATGTGCGAACTTGCCTAGTTCCGGGAAGCAATCCCACCAATGATTGCGCAGTTATATGACTAATACAGCTTTCTTACCCGCAAAATGGGCGCGCGAGCTGGATTATCGCCAGATCAAAGAGCTGTGGGCGTCATGTCATCGGCTAGGTGCTCGGTGTAAGCCAGCACATCGTGTTCCATCCAGACCTTGCCGTGCTTGTGCGTCAGGTGTCGATAAGCGGGCAATAGGTCGTTTGGGTAGCGGCAAAACGAATCCATCCACGTAGCTCATAGCCCCGCCCGCCTAGGCGGCGCCAAACCAGTTATCCGGAATTTGGTGCCTTAAAACGGCCTGTGAGTAACTGCCTGGGCTAGGAAAAAGAGAAATCGCAACACCTCATCGGACGGCCCACTATGGAGATGCCTGGACCGCCCCCGCAGGGGTGCCCGAAAGTGCCGTTCTGCACTTCCCGGGCTTGCCGGGTTGGCACATGTACCAACCTGGTTCCCCGAATCAGTCTTTTGAAAGCGACTGATTTGCGGCAGGCCATCCATGGCCTGGCTTTGCAGGCTTTTGCTGGCAAGGCCCTGGTCTCAGCCATGTCTACGGCTGAGATGACCCTCATGGCAATACTCAAGTGGAGAAGACACATGCACGCACATTTCGAACGTACCGGCCCCCTGGTGGAACTGTCCAGCTACCCGACCTGGGCACAAGATCTGGTAACCGCCTGCCAGGCCACCAAGCAAAGCGTGATTGACCATGAGGTGTGGTCGATCATGTGCGAGGCGAGCCTGGATGCCGTTGCCACCCGTGATTTCATGGTGGGCGTATGGCCCGTGATTGAGCGTTTTCCCGGTTATATGGCACTCAATCTGCTGAAAACGCGCTATGGTCGTAGCAAGGGAGAAAACATGGCCCGGCGCTGGTTGGTGCGCAATATCCGGGTGGAGCAAAATCACGCAGAGTACTGGCTCAACTGGGCCGAAGGGGCTGGCGTACCCGAGAGCGAGGTACTGAACGGTACCGCACCCTATGGCACGGAATCCCTG
The sequence above is a segment of the Dyella sp. M7H15-1 genome. Coding sequences within it:
- a CDS encoding HU family DNA-binding protein → MAKKAAKGKMASKAAAAPKPIKEALSKSALVSHLAEATEVASKDVRAVLAALEGVAHASIHKKGAGVFTLPGLLKITAVNVPAKPKRKGVNPFTKEEQWFAAKPATVKVKIRPLKKLKDAAL
- a CDS encoding alkaline phosphatase family protein, whose product is MNNELWWDQATQLWVTANANSLRIATMFWPGSDAPIQSKRPDFWKIYDSKVTPDQRVDQVLAWLDMPADQHPSFITLYFEAVDKAGHKYGPDAPELNQVLRDADATPGPA